ACCAGCAGGACGCGATCGCCGTAACGCTCCGCCTGCCGCGTGAGGATCGTCGAGAGGATGCGGTCCGACGGCGGAAACGACGTCACTGCGCGTACCCAGCCCGGCGTCGCATTCTCTCGGCCGACCGTCTCGCTGATGTTCGCCGGCGCATCGTTCTCCGTCACGATCATGCTCCCGCCTCAGGGCAACAGCTTGTATTTGCCGTCCTCGATCTGGACCAGGATACGCGAGCGATCGTCGACGCCATGCCGATCCGCCGGCGTATAGGTGTAGACGCCCTGTGTGCCGACGACCTCTTTGGTCGTGAACAGCGCCTGACGCAGCGCGGTGCGGAATTCCGGCGAGCCGGGCTTCGCTCCGGTTGCCATCGCGCGCTTGGCGGCATCGGCGAAGACCAGCCAGCCGTCGAAAGAATAGGACGAGAATGAATCCGTCGGCGCCTCGCCGTTCGCCTTCTCGAAGGCGCTGCGGAAATCCAGAGCCACCTTCTGGATCGGATTGCTGGTAGGCAGCTGCTCGGCCGCGGTCACCGGTCCGGTCGGGCAGATGATGCCGTTGGCGGTCTTGCCGGCCAGACGGAGGAAATCGGCGCTGATCAGCCCGTGATTGCCGTAGAGCGGCCCTTTATACCCGCGCTCGGACAAGGCGATGACCGGCAGTGCACCGGGCGTCCCGGTGCCGCCGAGCATAATGGCATCGGGACGCGCAGCGAGTGCGCGCAGCACCTGGGCCGTCACCGAAGAGTCCGATCTGGCGTAGCGTTCGTTGGCAATGACCTTGATGTCGGCCGTCTTCGCACTCTGCTCGAGCGAATTGTACATGAGGTCGCCGAACGCATCCGAGAAGCCGATGAAGGCGGCCGTCTTCAGGCCCTTCGCCTTCATGTGGTCGATGATACCTTGCACGAGAAGCGGCGTCGGTTGCGGCGTCTGGACGACCCAGGGGCCGCCGTCGCCAGGCGGCACCGGCGCGATCGGAGACACCGCGATCATCGGAACCTTCATTTCGATGGCCGCAGTCGCCATCGCGAGCGTCTGGGGGGCTCCGGACGTGCCGATGAGGACATCGACCTTCTCCTGCTCGACGAGCTTACGGGCGTTGCGCGCCGACGCCGTTGGATCGGAGCCGTCATCGAGCTGGATGACCCGGAGCTTCTCGCCGCCGATCTCGCCGATATAGGCCTGCCCTGCCGCGATCCCCTTCGCGTTGGGAATGCCGATCGACGACACCGGCCCGCTGAGGCCGGTGACGAATCCGACGAGGATTTCGGCCTGCGCAAGCTGCGGGACGGCAAGCAGCAATGCAGTGGAGGCCAGCAGGTTCTTGATCAAGTTCATGGCACCTGTCTTTCGTGAGCGTTTCTTGTTCTGATCGGCAAGCGCCACGGGTTGGGTTCAGGTTGACGCAACCAGCGCAATGACGCGAAGCGGACTGCCGGAGCCGTTCTGGATCTTCAGTGGCGAGGCGACGATGATGGCGCCGGTGGCCGGCAACTGATCCAGGTTGCACAGACATTGCAGGCCATAACGCCCCGCTCCGTGCAGGAAGTGATGCGCCGGATAAGGCGGATCGAAATGCCCGGCCTGCCCCGCATCGGTACCGATGGTCTCGGTGCCAAACCCGATGACGCCGCGCTCCTCCACCAGCCACTTCATGACCGCCGGATTCGGGCCCGGCGTATGTGCACCGTCGTCCCTGAGGTTCGCGTAGTCGCGCCAACCCTTCTTCGACCAATCGGTGCGCAGCAGAACCCAGTGACGATCCGGGATCCGTCCATGCTTCGTTTCCCACGCTTCGACAAGCGGGACGGTCAGGACGAAGTCCGGATCCTGCGCGGCCTGTGCGGAGCAGTCGATGACGCAAGCCGGGGCGATCATGTCCTTCGGTGGCATCGTGTCGACGGCATTGTTCGGCAGGTTCTTGCCGGTGAACCAGTGAATCGGCGCGTCGAAATGCGTGCCGGTGTGTTCGCCAAACGTGACATTGTTCCAGTACCAGGCCGGGCCGCGACCGTCGTACCGCGAGATTTCCTGGATGCGGACCGGCGCCGCCTGGCCGAACTCCGGCGGTAGCACAATGACCGGAAAATCCGGACTAAGCGTAAAGGTCAGATCGACAACGCGCACCGCGCCGGAAGAGATCGCACCCGCCAGCTCCAGGAGATTCTTGCTTTGCATCGTCACATCCTCCGGTTTGATTGAAATCTCGATCTCACCTGTCGAGCTCGCGCTCGAGCGCTTTCGGATTGGCCGCGAGACGCTGCCGGGTCTCT
This genomic stretch from Bradyrhizobium sp. CCGB12 harbors:
- a CDS encoding ABC transporter substrate-binding protein, translating into MNLIKNLLASTALLLAVPQLAQAEILVGFVTGLSGPVSSIGIPNAKGIAAGQAYIGEIGGEKLRVIQLDDGSDPTASARNARKLVEQEKVDVLIGTSGAPQTLAMATAAIEMKVPMIAVSPIAPVPPGDGGPWVVQTPQPTPLLVQGIIDHMKAKGLKTAAFIGFSDAFGDLMYNSLEQSAKTADIKVIANERYARSDSSVTAQVLRALAARPDAIMLGGTGTPGALPVIALSERGYKGPLYGNHGLISADFLRLAGKTANGIICPTGPVTAAEQLPTSNPIQKVALDFRSAFEKANGEAPTDSFSSYSFDGWLVFADAAKRAMATGAKPGSPEFRTALRQALFTTKEVVGTQGVYTYTPADRHGVDDRSRILVQIEDGKYKLLP
- a CDS encoding cyclase family protein, producing MQSKNLLELAGAISSGAVRVVDLTFTLSPDFPVIVLPPEFGQAAPVRIQEISRYDGRGPAWYWNNVTFGEHTGTHFDAPIHWFTGKNLPNNAVDTMPPKDMIAPACVIDCSAQAAQDPDFVLTVPLVEAWETKHGRIPDRHWVLLRTDWSKKGWRDYANLRDDGAHTPGPNPAVMKWLVEERGVIGFGTETIGTDAGQAGHFDPPYPAHHFLHGAGRYGLQCLCNLDQLPATGAIIVASPLKIQNGSGSPLRVIALVAST